The genomic region GATCGGCGTCGTTCACGGTGCCAGGCGTCTCGGTGGTGTGCGGCCAGTCGCTGCCCCACACCAGGCGGTCGGGCGCAGCCTGCACCAGGGCCTGGCCCAGCGGCAGCGTGTCGGCGTAGCTGGGGCCGTGCACGGTCGATCGCATGTAGGCACCCGAGAGCTTGACCCAGGTGTTGCCTCCATCAAGCAGGCCGCGCACCACGCCATAGGCCTGCGCAGCGGGGCCTTCAGCCGGGTCGATGCGGCCCAGATGGTCGATGACCAGGGGCAGAGGCAGGGTGCGCAGCTGGGGCGCGAGCGCGATGAGCTGCTCGGGGTGCGCAAAGATCTGGACATGCCAGCCAGCGCAGGCCGGGTGCTCGGCCACCTTGCGTGCCAGCGTGGCCAGCATGTCAGGTGTGGTGGTGCCCCACGATTGCGGCGAGACAAAGTTGACCCGTAGCCCGCGCACACGGCGTGCGGCCAGATGGGCCAGTTCATCGGCACTCACGCCCTCGCCCACCACGGCCACGCCGCGCGCATCGTTGCCCAGTTGGTCCAGCGCATCCAGCGTGCAGGCGTTGTCGGTGCCGTAGGTGGATGGCGTGACCACCACCGTGCGGGTAGTGCCCAGGCGCGACTGCAACTGCCGGTACGCCGCCACGGGCGCCACCGGCGGCGTGCGCGGCCAGTGGGCTGACGGCGCAAAGCGCGGGTCAAAGATGTGCATGTGGCTATCGCACGCGCCGGGTGGCAACGGGCGCTGTGGGCGGTTCAGACCCACGGAGTGCGGCACGGGCGTGGTCAGCGCTGGCAGGGGCATGGGTCAGTCGAGTTTGATATTGCCCTTCTTCACCACCTCGCCCCACTTTGCGTCTTCCTTCTTCAAGAAGGCGGCAAAGTCTGCGGGTGTGGAGCCCACGGGCTGTGCGCCCAGGTCGGCCAGGCGCTGCTTCACTTCATCTTCCTTCAGCACGTCTTGCAGAGCCTGCTGCAGCTTGGTGGCGATGGAGGCGGGCACGCCTGCGGGCAGGAACACACCATTCCACTCATAGGCCTCGTAGCCGGGAATGGCGGCCTCGGCCACGGTGGGCACATCAGGCAGGCGCTTGGATCGCTCAGGCGCCGACACGGCCAGTGCGCGCAGCTTGCCGCCCGCCACATGCGGGTAGGTGGCAGCCACGGTACCGAACATGAAGTCCACCTGTCCAGCCATTACATCGGTGATGGCGGGGCCGCCGCTCTTGTAGGGCACATGCACCATATCAAGGCCCAGCTTCTGGGCCATCAGCTCAGCGGCCAGGCGTTGCACCGTGCCGCTGCCGCCCGAGGCAAAGTTGATCTTGCCCGGCTGTGCCTTGGCCTTGGCGATCAGCTCGCCCACGTTCTTGTAGGGCGCATCGGCCTTCACGATGAGCACGTTGGGCGCCAGCAGCACCAGCGACAGCGGCTGCAGTGCGTTGGCGGCATACGGCATCTTGGGGAACAGGTGCGGGTTGATGGAGTACGGCGTGGCGTCGTACAGCATGGTGTAGCCGTCTGCAGGGGCCTTGGCCACAAAGCTCGCGCCAATGGTGCCGCTGGCACCGGCCTTGTTGTCCACGATCACGCTGCCGCCCAGCTTGGCACCCAGGCGGGTAGCCACCACACGGGCCACCGCATCGGCCGCGCCACCGGGGGCGTAGGGCACGACGATGGTGATGGGCCGCTCAGGAAAAGCGTGGGCCACGCCAGCAGCCAGGGCGCAGGCGGCGATCAGGGGTTTGAGGAAGCGAAGCATCGGTGTCTCCAATCAGTTCTGGGTTCTACAACAGGGCCGCTCAATCTGCTTTGAGGTCGAGCGCTTTTGCAATCTGGCTATAGGTGGTCACTTCGCGGGCCACGCGAGTGGCAAAGGCGTTGCCGCAGACCGATTCAGTCTCCATGCCCATGCCGCGCAGCTTCTCGGTAGCCGACGGACTCTTGGCAAAGTCGGCCGCCGTGCGCTCCAGCGCCTGAGCGATGGACTCGGGTAGTCCCGCCGGGGCCAGCACGCCGTACCACACGTCGGCCGCGTAGTTGCCACCGCCTGCCTCGGCAAAGGTGGGCACGTCAGGCACCAGGGCCGAGCGCTGGGGCGCGCCCACGGCCAAGGCGCGCAGCTTGCCGCTCTGTATCTGCGGCAGCACCGAGCCCAGCGTGGCGAACGAGCTGTCGAGCTGGCCGCCCATCAGGTCCGTCACCACCGGCGCAGCGCCCTTGTAGGGCACGTGGTTGAGCTGCAGGCCCTGGGCGCGGGCAAAGATCTCAGTGGCGAAGTGGCCTGAGCTGCCCACCCCCGCCGTGCCTGCCGTCACGCGTCCGGGCTCGGCACGGGCCTTGGCCTGGTAGTCGGCCAGCGTCTTCACCGGCAGGCCGGGGGCCACCACCAGCACCGTGGGGCTGCCCGCCACCGTGCACAGCGGGCGGAAGGACTTCACCGCATCAAACTTGACGCGGCCCTGGTACAGCGCCGGAATCATGGTGTGGTTGGTGGCACCGAACAGCAGCGTGTAGCCATCGGCCAGGGCACTGGCCACAGCCTGCGCGGCAATGACGGTGCCCGCACCGGGCTTGTTGTCGATGATGAAGGGCTGGCCCAGCGCCTTGCTGGCATGGTCGGCAAACGCACGTGCCACCACATCGGTAGGGCCACCAGCCGCAAAGCCCACCACCAGCTTCACGGGCTTAGTCGGATAGGCTGCTGCGCCCGTTTGCGCATGGGCAGCGCCATACGCTACCAAAAACATAGCTGCCAGCGCTTTATTCATAAGCGCTACAGACCTATTTTTCTTAAACTTCTTGTGCATGGTGCTTGTCTCCGGGAGGGCACGGGTGCCGCGCAGCACGGGGGCATGCGCGGCCCTGGGCCTTTGTTGTCCATTGAACCGTGTTCAGGCCGCCACAGCGCTGCGGGCCAGCACGGCCAGCAGGTTCTTGGCTGCGCCCACGCCCATGTTCACGTAGGCATCGCTCGTCACGCCGCCGATGTGGGGGCTGAGGATGAAGTTCTTCTCGCCCTGGAAGGGGTGACCCGCCGTCATGGGCTCCACCGCAAAGCTGTCAAGCCCCGCTGCCATCACCTGGCCCGAGCGCACGGCGGCTAGCAGATCGGCTTCGTCGATCAGGCCGCCGCGAGCCGTGTTCACCACGATCACACCGCGCTTGCATTGCGCCAGCGTGGCGGCATTCAGCATGCCCCGGTTGTCGTCGGTCAGCGGGCAGTGCAGCGAGATGGCATCCGACTCGCGCCAGATGGTTTCCAGGTCCACCGCCTGCACATAGGCGGGCAGGTTCTTGGCAAATGGATCGAAGCCGATCACGCGCATGCCCAGGGCGTCAGCCATCTTGGCAAAGCGCAGGCCAATGGCGCCCAGGCCCACCAGGCCCACGGTGCGGCCGCCCAGTTCCAGGCTCTTGTGCGTGGCTTTGTCCCAGTGGCCCGCGTGCATGCGCGCATCCAGTGCCACCACCGATTTGGCGCAGGCCAGCAGCAGGGCCAGGGCCTGCTCGGCCACGGCAGCGGCGTTGGCGCCCACGGCGGCCACCACTTCAATGCCACGGGCTTTGGCGGCCACCTTGTCGATGGTGTCGGTGCCGCTGCCGTGCTTGGAGATGACCTTGAGCGCGGGGGCCGCGTCCATCACCGCTGCGCCCACCTTGCCGTAGCGCACGATGATGGCCACGGGGTTGTGCGCGCGGCACAAGGCCACCATGTCGTCCTCGGTGGGCGTCTTGCCTGCGTAGACGACTTCGTAGCCTGTGAGCAGATCGAGGGCTTGTTGCGCCAGATCGGCGCCGGTCACGATGATGACGGGTTGGGTAACGTTGCTCACAGCGATTCCCCTTCCTTCAGCAGGCCCGCCGCGCGCAGGGCGGCAGGCAGCCATTTCGATGCGGTGTCGCCACGGGCAATGGCTTCGATGCGGGCGGCTTCGTCGGCCACCTTCTTGTCGGCCAGGGCCAGCATGCCGGGGGCCTTCTCGCGCTCGATGACGACCACGCCATCGGCGTCGCCCACCACCAGGTCACCGGGGTTCACCACCGCGCCACCGGCGCTGATGGGGTGGTTGATGCGGCCGGGCACGTACTTGGTCGGGCCTGCGGGGTTGAAGCCCGCGCTGAACACGGGGAAGTCCAGCTCCAGAATTTCCAGCTTGTCGCGAATGGCGGCGTCCACGATCACGCCCGCCAGGCCGCGCTTTTTGCAGGCGCTGAGCATCAGCGTGCCCATCAGTGCGGCAGTCTGGTCGCCCTTGCCGTCGATCACCAACACATCGCCCGGCTGGGCCAGGGCGATGGCGGCGTGGATCATGAGGTTGTCGCCGGGGCGCACTTCCACGGTGAAGGCGGGGCCAGCCACCTTCATGTTCTGGTGCACAGGCGCCACGCGGCCATGCATGGTGCCGCGGCGGCCCGCCACGTCGGCCAGGATGGCGGCTTGGTAGGTAGAGGCTTTGGCCACGACGTCGGCGCTGACGCGGTCGATGGTGCGGATGATTTCAGGGAGTTGGCTCATGGGATCGGTCCGGTTGAAGGAGTCAATGAAGAAAAAAATGGGGGTATGAAAAGTGTTCAGTCGGCCTTGATATTTCCGTCTTTGATGACCTTGGCCCACTTGGCGGAGTCGGCCTTTTGCAGGTCGCCCAGCTGCTGGGGCGTGCCGCCCACCAGCGTCACACCCAGCTTGTCGGCCAGGGCCATGAGGGCGGGGTCTTTCAGCGCGGCGGCAATCTCGCGGTTCAGGCGCTGCACGATGGCGGCGGGTGTCTTGGCGGGGGCAAACACGGCCTGCCACTGCTCCACCACAAAGTCCTTGATCCCCGCCTCGCCCATGGTGGGCACGGCAGGCAGGGCCTTGAGGCGCTGGGCCGATGTGACGGCCAGGGCGCGCAACTTGCCCGACTGCACATGCGGCAGGGCAGCGGCTGCGGGGGCGAACATGAACTGCACCTGCTCGGCCAGCGTGTCTTGCAGCGCAGGGGTGTCGCCCTTGTAGGGCACATGGATGAAGCGCGCGCCGGTTTGCTGCTGCAGCAGCTCGCCCTGCATTTGCAAAATCGTGCCGTTGCCGCCCGAGGCAAACGCCAGCTTGCCTGGCTGGGCCTGGGCGGCGGTCAGCAGGTCGGCCACCGTCTTGAACGACTGGTTCGCGCCCACCACCAGAATATGCGGGATGGTGCCCACGGTGATCACGGGCTCAAACGCCGTGATGTGGTCGTAGGGCAGCTTGGCCATCAGGTGCGGCGCAATGGCCTGCGGGCCGATGGACGTGCCCAGCAGCGTGAGCCCGTCGGGCGCCGCCTTGGCCACATAGGCCGCGCCAATGGTGCCCGTGGCCCCGGCCTTGTTGTCCACGATGACGTTGGTGGACAGGGCCGCGCCCAGCTTGAGCGCAATGTTGCGGCCCAACACATCGGTGCTGCCGCCGGCGGGGTACGGAACCACCCAGGTGATGAGCTTGCCCGCAGGCCAGTCGCCTTGCGCCCTGGCGGGCAACCCGGCCCCCACACCAGCGCCCGCAAAGGCCAGGGTGGTCAACAGATGGCGGCGCTGCACGCCGCGCGGGGAAAGGGGAGACAAAGAGGTCATGGTGCAAGGCCCTCAGACAGGGGTGGGAGATGAAGAAATCGATACCGGGGCAAAGCCGTAGAGCGCGGCGGGGTTAGCGACCAGCACGCGGTGCAGCGCATCGGCACCGGCCTGATCGCACCAGCGCGCCAGGGTGTCGATTTGCAATGCGTCGTCCGGCACGGGGTGCAGGCCCGCACTGGCGGTGGCGTGGGGCCAGTCGCTGCCCCACAGCACGCGCTCAGGCGCCGCACGCAGGTAGCTGGTGGCCAGCGCATCGAGCGCCGGGTCGTCCACCGCATGGGTGGGGCTGACGATATAGCCGCCCGAGAGCTTGACCCAGGCCCGGCCCCCGCCCAGCAGTTGCAGCAGCAGCGCGTGGGCGGGGTGCTGCCCCGCCTGTGCGGGGGCGATGCGGCCCAGGTGGTCGAACACCAGGGGCACGGGCACGCTGCGCAGCACATCGCCAAGACTGGCCAGCACATCGGGTGCCATCAGCAGCTGCAGGTGCCAGCCCCAGGGCGCAATACGCCGGGCCAGGGGCAAGATAGAGTCCACCGAGCCGGTGACGCCCAGCGACAGGTTCAGCCGCACGCCGCGCACGCCCGCGTCGTGCAGGGCTTGCAGCTGGGCATCGCTCTCGCGGCCATCGATCACGGCCACCCCCCGGGCCTGCTCGCCCAACACAGCCAGGCCCTGCAGCATGCAGCGATTGTCCGCACCGTAGGTGGATGGTGTGACCAGCACCGTGCGCTCGGTGCCCAGGCGCTGCTGCAGCGCGCGGTAGTCGCTGGCCGACGCATCGGGCGGCAGCAGCTTGGCACCGGGTGCCGCGGGAAAGCGTTGGTCGTACACATGCACATGGCAGTCGCAGGCCCCCGCAGGCAGTGTGGTGCGGGGCGCCGCCGTTCCCTGCGAGAACGGTACGGGCGTGGCAAGGCAATCGCGGGTCATGGCGATAGGCTGTCAGCGGGGATGAGCGTGGCGCGGCGCTATCAGTCCAGGCTGGCGCCCGAGTCCTTCACGATCTTGGACCAGCGGGGCACTTCGGTGCGCAACAGGGCCGAGAACTGCTCGGA from Acidovorax sp. DW039 harbors:
- a CDS encoding amidohydrolase family protein, whose translation is MPLPALTTPVPHSVGLNRPQRPLPPGACDSHMHIFDPRFAPSAHWPRTPPVAPVAAYRQLQSRLGTTRTVVVTPSTYGTDNACTLDALDQLGNDARGVAVVGEGVSADELAHLAARRVRGLRVNFVSPQSWGTTTPDMLATLARKVAEHPACAGWHVQIFAHPEQLIALAPQLRTLPLPLVIDHLGRIDPAEGPAAQAYGVVRGLLDGGNTWVKLSGAYMRSTVHGPSYADTLPLGQALVQAAPDRLVWGSDWPHTTETPGTVNDADLVDLLQAWAGSEAAMDRILVDNPARLYGFDTAAPA
- a CDS encoding tripartite tricarboxylate transporter substrate binding protein, yielding MHKKFKKNRSVALMNKALAAMFLVAYGAAHAQTGAAAYPTKPVKLVVGFAAGGPTDVVARAFADHASKALGQPFIIDNKPGAGTVIAAQAVASALADGYTLLFGATNHTMIPALYQGRVKFDAVKSFRPLCTVAGSPTVLVVAPGLPVKTLADYQAKARAEPGRVTAGTAGVGSSGHFATEIFARAQGLQLNHVPYKGAAPVVTDLMGGQLDSSFATLGSVLPQIQSGKLRALAVGAPQRSALVPDVPTFAEAGGGNYAADVWYGVLAPAGLPESIAQALERTAADFAKSPSATEKLRGMGMETESVCGNAFATRVAREVTTYSQIAKALDLKAD
- a CDS encoding tripartite tricarboxylate transporter substrate binding protein; translated protein: MLRFLKPLIAACALAAGVAHAFPERPITIVVPYAPGGAADAVARVVATRLGAKLGGSVIVDNKAGASGTIGASFVAKAPADGYTMLYDATPYSINPHLFPKMPYAANALQPLSLVLLAPNVLIVKADAPYKNVGELIAKAKAQPGKINFASGGSGTVQRLAAELMAQKLGLDMVHVPYKSGGPAITDVMAGQVDFMFGTVAATYPHVAGGKLRALAVSAPERSKRLPDVPTVAEAAIPGYEAYEWNGVFLPAGVPASIATKLQQALQDVLKEDEVKQRLADLGAQPVGSTPADFAAFLKKEDAKWGEVVKKGNIKLD
- a CDS encoding NAD(P)-dependent oxidoreductase, whose protein sequence is MSNVTQPVIIVTGADLAQQALDLLTGYEVVYAGKTPTEDDMVALCRAHNPVAIIVRYGKVGAAVMDAAPALKVISKHGSGTDTIDKVAAKARGIEVVAAVGANAAAVAEQALALLLACAKSVVALDARMHAGHWDKATHKSLELGGRTVGLVGLGAIGLRFAKMADALGMRVIGFDPFAKNLPAYVQAVDLETIWRESDAISLHCPLTDDNRGMLNAATLAQCKRGVIVVNTARGGLIDEADLLAAVRSGQVMAAGLDSFAVEPMTAGHPFQGEKNFILSPHIGGVTSDAYVNMGVGAAKNLLAVLARSAVAA
- a CDS encoding amidohydrolase family protein encodes the protein MTRDCLATPVPFSQGTAAPRTTLPAGACDCHVHVYDQRFPAAPGAKLLPPDASASDYRALQQRLGTERTVLVTPSTYGADNRCMLQGLAVLGEQARGVAVIDGRESDAQLQALHDAGVRGVRLNLSLGVTGSVDSILPLARRIAPWGWHLQLLMAPDVLASLGDVLRSVPVPLVFDHLGRIAPAQAGQHPAHALLLQLLGGGRAWVKLSGGYIVSPTHAVDDPALDALATSYLRAAPERVLWGSDWPHATASAGLHPVPDDALQIDTLARWCDQAGADALHRVLVANPAALYGFAPVSISSSPTPV
- a CDS encoding tripartite tricarboxylate transporter substrate binding protein, with product MTSLSPLSPRGVQRRHLLTTLAFAGAGVGAGLPARAQGDWPAGKLITWVVPYPAGGSTDVLGRNIALKLGAALSTNVIVDNKAGATGTIGAAYVAKAAPDGLTLLGTSIGPQAIAPHLMAKLPYDHITAFEPVITVGTIPHILVVGANQSFKTVADLLTAAQAQPGKLAFASGGNGTILQMQGELLQQQTGARFIHVPYKGDTPALQDTLAEQVQFMFAPAAAALPHVQSGKLRALAVTSAQRLKALPAVPTMGEAGIKDFVVEQWQAVFAPAKTPAAIVQRLNREIAAALKDPALMALADKLGVTLVGGTPQQLGDLQKADSAKWAKVIKDGNIKAD
- a CDS encoding RraA family protein; translation: MSQLPEIIRTIDRVSADVVAKASTYQAAILADVAGRRGTMHGRVAPVHQNMKVAGPAFTVEVRPGDNLMIHAAIALAQPGDVLVIDGKGDQTAALMGTLMLSACKKRGLAGVIVDAAIRDKLEILELDFPVFSAGFNPAGPTKYVPGRINHPISAGGAVVNPGDLVVGDADGVVVIEREKAPGMLALADKKVADEAARIEAIARGDTASKWLPAALRAAGLLKEGESL